One window of Cohnella hashimotonis genomic DNA carries:
- a CDS encoding transposase produces the protein MSPASKDDLILEEVPIAKILYAISSFKRRGRPESLNTRAMIFSLILCKIEHIRFIKDLVNRLKSSAEFRLRCHFTGSDRVPSQAAYSRLFTKLQQSGILHEVIDITVDAAITEGFLKGESMAVDSSHVEAFDRNPKIDASKPAPSILPKEVEDSEEPAFLDAVSHVPQPAPKPEKPKRAKRGRVPKAEEAAWRAQVEAYEASLTHFEKEVAGMLSCSYEELIADMPTYPSVGAKGDPRGSGRVKYWYGYKLNLLVDCQSQYIVTGVNCSAHVNDQRPAIVLLKRLKERFPTLQPKYVLGDKGYDSEPVYQQVRDVGACSLIPLVHRTKLPDGVDKHLRPTCKQGHSYRYDSYDATRDTVKFVAPKECAACPFQADGCQKVIKKQVKEDVRRYTAPGRGSEKFHQLFKQRTAVERVFAYLKLYLELGTTRKLKRRAFVDMDLSCLTYNVCKLAIDKLNKRIREAKPAA, from the coding sequence ATGTCCCCGGCGTCAAAAGACGACCTCATTTTGGAAGAAGTTCCTATTGCGAAAATCTTGTACGCCATCAGTAGCTTCAAACGACGTGGTCGGCCCGAAAGCTTGAACACCAGAGCGATGATCTTTTCGCTTATCCTTTGCAAAATCGAGCATATTCGCTTCATCAAGGACCTGGTCAACCGTCTGAAAAGCAGTGCAGAATTCAGATTGCGCTGTCACTTTACAGGCTCTGATCGGGTACCGAGCCAAGCCGCCTATTCCAGGCTTTTCACCAAACTTCAGCAGTCCGGTATCCTGCATGAGGTCATCGATATTACGGTGGATGCAGCGATTACAGAAGGCTTCCTGAAAGGTGAAAGCATGGCGGTGGACTCTTCGCATGTGGAAGCCTTTGACCGAAACCCCAAAATTGACGCGTCTAAACCGGCCCCGTCCATTCTCCCCAAGGAGGTAGAAGACAGCGAAGAGCCTGCTTTTCTGGACGCCGTCAGCCATGTCCCGCAGCCAGCCCCCAAGCCCGAGAAACCCAAGCGTGCCAAACGCGGGCGCGTCCCCAAAGCCGAGGAGGCCGCGTGGCGTGCGCAAGTCGAGGCTTACGAAGCTTCGTTAACACACTTTGAAAAGGAAGTTGCGGGGATGTTGTCTTGCAGCTACGAGGAACTCATCGCGGACATGCCGACCTATCCAAGTGTAGGAGCAAAAGGCGATCCCCGCGGAAGCGGACGCGTAAAATATTGGTACGGCTACAAGCTCAATTTGTTAGTGGATTGCCAGAGTCAGTATATTGTGACTGGCGTAAACTGCTCGGCTCACGTAAACGACCAACGTCCGGCGATCGTGCTGCTTAAACGATTAAAAGAGCGGTTCCCAACACTCCAGCCTAAGTACGTGTTAGGCGACAAAGGATACGATAGCGAGCCCGTTTACCAGCAAGTTAGAGATGTAGGTGCATGTTCGCTTATTCCGCTTGTTCATCGCACCAAACTGCCGGATGGTGTAGATAAACACTTGCGCCCAACGTGCAAACAAGGTCATTCGTACCGCTACGATAGCTATGATGCGACTCGGGATACTGTTAAATTTGTAGCACCCAAAGAATGCGCAGCCTGTCCGTTTCAAGCCGACGGCTGCCAAAAGGTGATAAAAAAACAAGTAAAAGAGGATGTTCGTAGATACACTGCACCTGGGCGAGGCAGTGAAAAGTTCCATCAATTATTTAAACAGCGGACCGCGGTTGAGCGTGTCTTTGCCTATTTAAAACTTTATCTGGAATTAGGCACGACGCGAAAGCTTAAAAGACGTGCATTCGTAGATATGGACTTAAGTTGTCTCACATACAATGTATGCAAACTTGCAATAGATAAATTAAACAAGCGCATCCGCGAAGCAAAACCAGCCGCTTAA
- a CDS encoding winged helix DNA-binding domain-containing protein, with protein MNERPSESHSKSKDFAAAETLDRGALNRALLARQMLLGRQRMSALEAIERLCGLQAQAPMAPYYALWARLERFEPAELESLLLGREAVRIALMRATLHLVSTRDALSLRPLLQPVQDRGLAGAFGKRLAGLDLDAIAALGREWTAERPLSFAELGARLAERWPDRDPEALAIAVRARVPLAQTPPRGLWGRSGQALHVPLEAWTELAPQEESCTNEALVMRYLSAFGPASVKDMQAWSGLTKLQEAVRRLGPKLVRFRSEQGTELFDLPDAPRPDANTVSPPRYLGEFDQMLLAYADRSRILSEARKKRVFTANGIVRPVFLLDGIVAGKWEIRRERSDALLVVEPFVTLSADDREALADEGARLLSFAAQGCNHDIQFASGSVED; from the coding sequence ATGAACGAACGACCGTCAGAATCCCATTCAAAAAGCAAAGACTTTGCGGCGGCTGAGACGCTGGACCGCGGCGCGCTCAATCGTGCGCTGTTGGCCAGGCAGATGCTGCTGGGACGGCAGCGCATGTCCGCGCTCGAAGCGATCGAGCGGCTGTGCGGCCTGCAAGCGCAGGCGCCAATGGCGCCTTATTACGCGTTGTGGGCGCGGCTCGAGCGGTTCGAGCCCGCAGAGCTCGAAAGCCTGCTCCTTGGACGCGAAGCGGTGCGGATCGCTCTGATGCGGGCCACGCTGCATCTCGTCTCGACCCGGGACGCCTTGTCGCTCCGCCCGCTGCTTCAGCCCGTGCAGGATCGCGGGCTGGCCGGCGCCTTCGGCAAGCGGCTGGCCGGCTTAGATCTGGACGCGATCGCCGCCTTGGGGCGGGAATGGACGGCCGAGCGCCCGCTGAGCTTCGCGGAGCTTGGTGCGCGGCTTGCGGAGCGCTGGCCGGACCGCGATCCCGAGGCGCTCGCGATCGCAGTCCGGGCGCGCGTGCCGCTCGCGCAGACGCCGCCGCGCGGTCTGTGGGGCCGCAGCGGGCAGGCGCTGCATGTGCCGCTCGAAGCGTGGACCGAGCTGGCGCCACAGGAAGAGAGCTGCACGAACGAAGCGCTTGTCATGCGATATTTGTCCGCCTTCGGGCCTGCATCGGTCAAGGACATGCAAGCATGGTCGGGCCTCACGAAGCTGCAGGAAGCGGTCCGGCGGCTCGGGCCCAAGCTCGTCCGTTTCCGCTCCGAGCAAGGGACCGAGCTGTTCGACTTGCCCGATGCGCCCCGCCCAGATGCGAATACCGTTAGCCCGCCGCGCTATCTTGGCGAGTTCGATCAGATGCTGCTCGCTTACGCGGATCGCTCGCGCATATTAAGCGAAGCGCGCAAAAAACGTGTTTTCACCGCCAACGGTATCGTCCGCCCCGTCTTTCTGCTGGACGGCATCGTCGCCGGCAAATGGGAGATCCGCCGGGAACGCAGCGATGCGCTGCTGGTCGTCGAGCCATTCGTCACGCTGTCGGCGGACGATCGCGAAGCGCTGGCGGACGAAGGCGCGCGCCTGCTGTCGTTCGCGGCGCAGGGATGTAACCACGACATCCAGTTTGCGTCGGGTAGCGTCGAGGACTGA